CGACGAAGCGTCCGCCACGGGTGAACCGGCAGATCCGGATCAGCCCCGTTCGCGTGATCGGCGCCGACGGAAGTCAGCTCGGTATCATGGAAGTCGACGTGGCGCTCGCCCAGGCAGTCGAGCAGGGGCTGGATCTCGTCGAAGTGGCGGCTGCGGCGCGGCCGCCCGTGGTCCGCATCATGGACTTCGGGAAGTTCAAGTTCGAGCAGGCCAAGCAGGCTCGGATCGCGAAGAAGAAACAGCACGTGATTCATCTGAAAGAGGTCAAGTACCGGCCGGGCATCGATGATCACGACTTCGAGACGAAGACCCGCCACGCGCGGCGATTCCTCGAAGAGGGCAACAAAGTGAAGGTGACGCTGATGTTCCGTGGCCGACAGATCGCGCATCCTGAGCTTGGCAGACAGGTGGTCGATCGGGTGTCACAGGAACTGGCCGATCTTGCCAAGATCGAGAGCTCGCCGTC
This region of Gemmatimonas groenlandica genomic DNA includes:
- the infC gene encoding translation initiation factor IF-3; this encodes MRRGLLQGFAFSVSSTGARPIQDSTKRPPRVNRQIRISPVRVIGADGSQLGIMEVDVALAQAVEQGLDLVEVAAAARPPVVRIMDFGKFKFEQAKQARIAKKKQHVIHLKEVKYRPGIDDHDFETKTRHARRFLEEGNKVKVTLMFRGRQIAHPELGRQVVDRVSQELADLAKIESSPSMEGKSMTMILAPK